The following coding sequences lie in one Phycicoccus duodecadis genomic window:
- the rnpA gene encoding ribonuclease P protein component produces MLPAPSRLRERADFATAARGRGSVRAGSRLLVVHATRTDARADSPPRVGFVVSKAVGNAVVRNRTKRRLRSLVVPLLGGTPAGVDVVVRANPAAGAATFGDLQSALNPLWHRVIGRFGSSS; encoded by the coding sequence GTGCTGCCGGCGCCGAGCCGACTGCGTGAGCGGGCGGACTTCGCGACGGCAGCCCGCGGCCGCGGCAGTGTCCGCGCCGGCTCACGGCTGCTCGTGGTCCACGCCACCCGAACCGACGCGCGTGCGGATTCCCCGCCGCGGGTCGGTTTCGTCGTGTCCAAGGCCGTCGGCAACGCCGTGGTGCGCAACCGCACCAAGCGCCGGCTCCGCTCGCTGGTCGTCCCACTCCTCGGGGGCACACCCGCCGGGGTCGACGTCGTGGTCCGGGCCAACCCGGCGGCTGGTGCCGCGACCTTCGGCGACCTCCAGTCGGCGCTGAACCCGTTGTGGCACAGGGTGATCGGTCGCTTCGGGAGTTCGTCGTGA
- the dnaA gene encoding chromosomal replication initiator protein DnaA, which yields MTELWTATLEALDDDGIPVQQRAFLGLARLVGLLDDTALIAVPNDFTKDQVETRLRDRVTHVLSERLGRDVRLAVTVDPSLADLPLDGREPGAGSAADDAADHNDPGHDQRAADRRQQIHDLELIDDDESGAGRDHHGRPALVEVPGMRRPRPGTQVPEQVELTRLNPKYTFDTFVIGASNRFAHAAAVAVAEAPAKAYNPLFVYGDSGLGKTHLLHAIGHYARALFPNVKVRYVNSEEFTNDFINSIRDDKAANFQRRYRDVDVLLIDDIQFLQGKVQTQEEFFHTFNTLHNASKQVVITSDVPPKLLTGFEARMRSRFEMGLLTDVQPPDLETRIAILRKKAIQERLSVPDDVHEFIASRISTNIRELEGALIRVTAFASLNRQPVDMSLAEIVLRDLIPDDSTSQVTPATIIAQTAAYFGLTIEDLQGQSRSRVLVTARQIAMYLCRELTDLSLPKIGQQFGGRDHTTVMHAEKKIRQLMAERRAIYNQVTELTNRIKQQSR from the coding sequence ATGACCGAGCTGTGGACCGCCACACTCGAGGCCCTCGACGACGACGGCATCCCCGTCCAGCAGCGCGCGTTCCTGGGCCTGGCCCGGCTGGTCGGCCTGCTCGACGACACCGCCCTGATCGCGGTCCCCAACGACTTCACCAAGGACCAGGTCGAGACCCGGCTGCGCGACCGCGTCACTCACGTCCTCAGCGAGCGCCTCGGCCGTGACGTCCGCCTGGCCGTTACCGTCGACCCCTCGCTGGCCGACCTCCCGCTCGACGGCCGCGAGCCCGGTGCCGGGAGCGCCGCGGACGACGCCGCCGACCACAACGACCCGGGGCACGACCAGCGGGCCGCCGACCGGCGCCAGCAGATCCACGACCTCGAGCTCATCGACGACGACGAGAGCGGCGCCGGTCGCGACCACCACGGTCGTCCGGCCCTGGTCGAGGTCCCCGGGATGCGGCGCCCCCGGCCCGGCACCCAGGTGCCCGAGCAGGTCGAGCTGACCCGGCTGAACCCCAAGTACACCTTCGACACCTTCGTCATCGGCGCGTCCAACCGCTTCGCGCACGCGGCGGCGGTCGCGGTGGCCGAGGCGCCGGCCAAGGCGTACAACCCGCTCTTCGTCTACGGCGACTCCGGGCTGGGCAAGACCCACCTGCTACACGCCATCGGCCACTACGCCCGCGCGCTGTTCCCCAACGTCAAGGTCCGCTACGTGAACTCCGAGGAGTTCACCAACGACTTCATCAACAGCATCCGCGACGACAAGGCCGCCAACTTCCAACGCCGCTACCGCGACGTCGACGTCCTGCTCATCGACGACATCCAGTTCCTGCAGGGGAAGGTGCAGACCCAGGAGGAGTTCTTCCACACCTTCAACACCCTGCACAACGCCAGCAAGCAGGTCGTCATCACCAGCGACGTGCCGCCGAAGCTGCTGACCGGCTTCGAGGCCCGGATGCGCAGCCGCTTCGAGATGGGGCTGCTCACCGACGTCCAACCCCCCGACCTCGAGACCCGCATCGCCATCCTGCGCAAGAAGGCCATCCAGGAGCGCCTCAGCGTCCCCGACGACGTGCACGAGTTCATCGCCTCGCGCATCTCGACCAACATCCGCGAGCTCGAGGGCGCCCTCATCCGCGTCACGGCCTTCGCCAGCCTGAACCGCCAGCCGGTCGACATGAGCCTGGCCGAGATCGTGCTGCGCGACCTCATCCCCGACGACTCCACCAGCCAGGTCACGCCGGCGACGATCATCGCCCAGACGGCCGCCTACTTCGGGCTGACCATCGAGGACCTCCAGGGCCAGTCGCGCAGCCGGGTGCTCGTCACCGCCCGCCAGATCGCCATGTACCTGTGCCGCGAGCTCACCGACCTCTCGCTGCCCAAGATCGGCCAGCAGTTCGGCGGCCGCGACCACACCACGGTGATGCACGCCGAGAAGAAGATCCGCCAGCTGATGGCCGAGCGGCGCGCCATCTACAACCAGGTCACCGAGCTGACCAACCGGATCAAGCAGCAGTCGCGCTGA
- the yidD gene encoding membrane protein insertion efficiency factor YidD — protein MSPGRLLAWPVLVLIKGYQRFISPLRPPTCRYYPSCSAYAVTAIERFGPLRGGWMGAARLLRCHPWAAGGVDHVPDRDPGTGRPVPGTTGSKPYAGTPAAPGSSHI, from the coding sequence GTGAGCCCCGGCCGGCTGCTGGCATGGCCGGTGCTGGTGCTCATCAAGGGCTACCAGCGCTTCATCAGCCCGCTGCGGCCGCCGACCTGCCGGTACTACCCGTCATGCTCGGCCTACGCCGTCACGGCCATCGAGCGTTTCGGCCCGCTGCGCGGCGGGTGGATGGGTGCGGCCCGGCTGCTGCGCTGCCACCCGTGGGCGGCCGGCGGCGTCGACCACGTGCCCGACCGCGACCCCGGCACCGGCCGGCCGGTGCCGGGCACCACCGGGTCGAAGCCCTACGCAGGAACTCCGGCAGCCCCGGGTTCGTCCCACATCTGA
- the rpmH gene encoding 50S ribosomal protein L34 encodes MSKRTFQPNNRRRAKTHGFRLRMRTRAGRAILAARRRKGRSELSA; translated from the coding sequence GTGAGCAAGCGGACCTTCCAGCCCAACAACCGCCGCCGGGCCAAGACCCACGGCTTCCGTCTCCGGATGCGGACCCGTGCGGGCCGCGCCATCCTCGCGGCCCGTCGTCGCAAGGGCCGCTCCGAGCTCTCGGCCTGA